The stretch of DNA GACTTCAAGCGATGACACGGCATCCACGTCCACCGCCAGGTGCCCGTCGACCTCCGGCAGCGACATCAGCCCGCCCCAGATCCCGGTGCCGGGGCGCTGCTCCAGCAGCACCTGCCCGCGGTCGATCAGCACCAAGAGCGCGGCGCGCTTTTCCGGCGTGGCCTTCTTCGGCTTGCGGATCGGCAGTTCCGCCGTGCGCCCGGTTGCATAAGCGACGCAGCGTGCCTGCAGCGGGCAGCGCCCGCAATCGGGGCGGCTGCGCGTGCACAGCGTCGCACCGAGGTCCATCAATCCCTGCGTGTACGACTCGATGCCCTGTTCCGGCAGCAGCGCGTCGGCGCGGCGCCACAGCGCATCCTCGACCCGCTTCTCGCTCGGATACTGGTCGATGCCGAACACCCGCGCGAACACGCGCTTGACGTTCCCGTCCAGGATCGCGGCGCGCGCGCCGGAAGAAAACGCGGCGATCGCCGCCGCGGTCGAGCGGCCGATGCCGGGCAGCTCGGCCAGCAGGGCCGGGTCGCTCGGGAACACGCCGCCGTAGTCCTGCGCCACGCGCTTGGCGCAGGCATGCAGGTTGCGCGCCCGGGTGTAGTAACCCAGGCCGCTCCAGTGCGCCATCACGTCCTCGCTCGGCGCCTCGGCCAGGGCCTGCACGGTAGGGAAGCGCTCCAGGAAGCGCGCGTAGTAGCCGAGCACCGCCGCCACCTGGGTCTGCTGCAGCATGATCTCGGACAGCCAGATGCGGTAGGCGTCGGTGGTGTTCTGCCAGGGCAGGGTATGGCGGCCGTGGCTGCGCTGCCAGTCGATCACCGCTTGTGAGAAAGTCGGGTCGGCCAGCTGGTCGAATTCGGTAAGGCGTTTCACGTTGCTTCTTTCTCCAGATCTGCGGCGAGCTGCTCCGCCATGCCCGCCAGCCGCGCGCGGGTGCCGTCCCAGTCCTGGCGGGTGCCTTCGAAGGCGGCAATCTTCTGTTCCAGGCTGTCGGTGGCGTCGTGGATGCGCTGGATCGAGGCCTGGCGGTGGCGCAGCTGGTCGCGGTGCTGGCGGATCGCCGTCTCGAGCGGGGCCATGATCACCTTCAGCCAGGCTTCGGCCTCCAGGTTGGCGGCGCGGAAAACGTGGCGCACGCGCGAGGCGATCGAGTCGAAGAAGCGCTCGAGCAGGGTGGCGCGGCTGGTCATGAGCAGGGTCGCGGTGCCGAACTGCTTGAGGAACAGCGCTTCCACCTCATCGAGCTCGTGCCGGTAGCGATCGAGCGACAGCGACATCGGGCTGCTCAGGGACAGGCCGTGCTCGCTTGAAAACTTGCGGACCATGCTGTCCATCATGGCGCCGATCTCGCCGACCTTGCCCGATGACGCGTCCAGGTTGGCCCGCATCGCCTCGAAATAGCTGCGCACCGGGGCCCGCATGCCGGTGGCGAAGCGCGCCGCCTGCATGGCCGCGCGTACGGCAATGGTGTGTTCCTGCACGGCGTCCATGCCCAGCGTCGAGTACAGCTCGGTGGACAGGCGCGCGAACACCGCGCGCGTGCCCTGCAGCTTGAGCAGGCTGGCGTCGAATTCCTTCTTTTCCAGCTCGACGCGGCGCACCATGTGGGCGATCACGCCCTGGTTCTTGCCGCGCAGGCTTTTCAGTTCCTGCAGCTGCTCGACCAGGTCGCGCATGCGCGCCGCGCCCAGAGCCTGCCGGCCGGCGGACAAGACCTCGAGGTCCTCGCGCAGCTGGCGCGCGACGATGGCGCGGCGTGCCGGAACCAGGTCGTGGAACAGCGCGGCCTCCAGCAGGCCCAGGCGGCTTTTCTCGAACAGGGCCATGTCGCCGTTGATCTTGCCGACCAGGGCCTTCTGCGCCGACACCGGGTACACGCGTGCGGCGTCCAGGCCGAGCAGCTGGGCGGCATCGTGCTGCTGGCGTGCGATTTCGGCCTCGTTCTCCTGCGGCGAGCGCAGTTCGTCCCACATGGCGTCGATCTTGTTCAGTACCGCCAGCCGTCCGGGGCCGGCGCCGATGTGCGTGCGCCAGACGTCGATGTCGCTCCGGGTGACGCCGGTGTCTGCAGCCAGCACGAACAGCACCGCGTGCGCATTCGGGATCAGCTTGAGGGTCAGCTCCGGCTCGGTGCCGATCGCGTTCAGGCCCGGCGTGTCGAGGATTACCAGGCCCTGTTTCAACAGCGGATGCGGCAGGTTGATGATGGCATGGCGCCAGCGCGGGATCTCGACCGTGCCGTCCGCGCCCAGGCTGGACGCCAGGTCCGGGTCTTCCGGATCCCACAGCCCGTATTCCTGCGCTTCGGCCGATGACACGCGGCGCGTCTGGCTCACCTGGCGGAAGGCTTCGCTCATGCGCTCCGGAGCGTCGAGCTCGAGCGGCAGCACGGTCCAGGCAGCGGCGTCCTCACGGAAATCGCTGGTGGACAGGTGCCCGCGCCGGGTCTCGATCGGCAGCAGGCGGATGCAGGGCGGCAGCGCCGCGTCGTACAGCAGCTCGGTCGGGCACATGGTGGTGCGCCCGGCGCTGGACGGCAGGATGCGCTGGCCGTAGTCGGCGAAGAAGATCGCGTTGATCAGCTCGGTCTTCCCGCGCGAGAACTCGGCAACAAAAGCCACCGACAGGCGGTCGTCGCGCAGGCGCGCCAGGGCCCGCTCGAGCTGCTGCTCGCCGGCGCCGTCGATCAGCGCGGCCTCGCGCAGCGCGGCGCCGTAGCCTTCCAGCTGCTCTACGACGGCGGCGCGCCAGGCGCCATACTGTTGAAAATCCTGCATCGTTGTCTAGTCGTTACGTTCAGCGCTGGCACTGCACGCAGTAGAAGGTCGAACGCTGGCCCTGCTTGATCTGGCGGACCGGCGACCCACAGTTGCGGCAGGGAACTCCTGCACGATCATAGACGAAATATGTCTGCTGGAAATACCCAGATTGCCCGTTTACCGCAATAAAGTCGCGCAGCGTGCTGCCGCCCTGCACGATGGCGGCCGCCAGGATGTCCTTGATGGCCTCGGCCAGCCGGTCATAGCGGGCGCGGCTGATGCGCGCGGCCGGCGTCTTCGGGTTGATCCCGGCGCGAAACAGGCTTTCGCAGGCGTAGATGTTGCCGACCCCGACCACGATGTCGCCCGCCAGCAGCACCTGCTTGATCGGCGCATTGCGCTTGCGCGTCGCGCGCCACAGGAGTTCGCCCGTAAAACCCTCGCCCAGCGGCTCCACGCCCAGGCCGCGCAGCAGCAGGTGCTCCTCCAGTTCGCCCTCGTCCTTGCCATGCCAGAGCACGGCGCCGAAGCGGCGCGGGTCGTGCAGGCGCAATACCTGCCGGCCCTCCGGGCCGGTCACGACGAGATCGAAGTGGTCATGCTTGCGCGGCTCGATCCCCGGCGGCAGCACGCGCAGGTGGCCGGACATCCCGAGGTGGACGATCAGGGTGCCGTGCTCGAATTCGATCAGCAGGTACTTGCCGCGGCGGCCGGTAGCAATGATGCGGCGGCCCGCCAGCAATTCGGACAAACCGGGCGGGAAGGGCCAGCGCAGGCCTTCGCGGCGCAAGACCGCCTGCTCGACGATGCGGCCTTCGATATGGGGCGCGACACCGCGCCGGGTGACTTCTACTTCTGGCAGTTCAGGCATTGGGGGTAGGGGAGTGGTGTAAATTCTTAGGCAGCCATTAAGCAAAACGCGCTGCAGTGCACGCGGGCGCATGCTTGAGCGTAGAATCAGAGACAACATCTCAGAATGGACTTGCCTTGAAAAACGCTTTCGTCATTGTAACCCTCTCCAGCATCCTGGCGGCATGCGCTGTCGCGCCGGGGCAGCAAACCGCACGGCAGGCCGCGCCCGGGGCCGCGAGCGTCACCTCGGACACCCCGCTGGCCGACGCCGAAGCGCAGTCCGGTGACGCCGACACCGCGCAGGCGGACGAGGAGGAGCTCGAGGCGAAAGCCCGGGCCGAGGTGGAAGCGCGGCTGCCGAAGGTGGAGCTGACCAGCAGCATGCTGAACCAGTTACTTAAGGCCGAGTTTGCATTCCGCAAGGGTGACTGGCAGGGCCCGTATCTCACCATGCTGTCGCTGGCCCAGCAGACGCGCGACCCGCGCCTGGCGCGCCGCGCGGCCGAGATGGCGGTGGCCGCGCGCCAGGCCGACGACACCTTGGCCGCGGTGCGCCTGTGGCGCGAGCTCGACCCGAAGTCGGACGAGGCAACCCAGTACTTCGTCGGCATGGTGGTCACCTCGGACAATATTGCCGACGTCGAACCGATCTTCGTGGAGCGCCTGAAGGAAGCGCCGCCGGACAAGCGCGGCGTGTTGCTGTTCCAGATCCAGCAGCTGCTCGGCCGCGCCAAGGACAAGGACGCGGCCAATGCCATGCTCGAGCGCGTCATCGCCCCCTACAACAACACCTTTGAAGCGCATATCGTGCGCGCCCAGGCGGCATTGGGGCGCGGCGACAAGGCTGCGGCCCTGGAAGCGGCCAAGGCCGCCCTGGCCGCCAAGCCGGACTCCGAAATCGCGGTGCTGATGATGGCCCAGGTCATCGAGGACGACGCAAAAATCGCCCCGATGCTGGAAGCCTTCCTGAAAACCCATCCGCAGGCGCGCGAAGTGCGCGCCGCGCACGCCCGGGTCCTGGTCAACCAGAAGCAGTATCCCGAGGCGCGCGCCCAGTTCGAGACCCTGCTCAAGGGACGTCCGGACGATGCCGGCAACCTGTACGCGCTGGGCGTGCTGGCCACCCAGATGAACGACGCCAAGGCTGCCGAAGGCTATTTCACCCGCTTCGTCGAGGTGCTCGGCCGCAATCCGGAAGACGAGCGCGACCCGACCCGGGCGCTCTTGATCCTGGCCCAGATCGCGGACGAGCGCGGCGATGTCCCGGGCGCACTGGCCTGGCTCGACAAGGTGCCGGCCGGCACCGACCCTGAGCTGCTGTTCAGCGCCCAGCTGCGCCGCGCCCAATTGATGGCCAAGCAGGGCGACCTGGCGGGCGGGCGCAAGCTGCTGGCCCGCCTGAAGCCGGCCGAGCCGGCGCAGCAGGCCCAGGTGGCGGTGACCGAAGTGCAGCTGCTGCGCGACGCCGGCCGTCTGCTGGAAGCCTATACGCTGATGGAGACCGCCGCCAAGCGCTTCCCGAAGAACCCGGACCTGCTGTACGACTACGCCCTGCTGGCCGAAAAGATCGGCCGTGTCGAGGTGATGGAAAAGCTGCTGCGCGAGGTGATGGCGCTGGCGCCGGACAATCACCATGCCTACAACGCCCTCGGCTATTCGCTGGCCGAACGCAATGTCCGTCTGCAGGAAGCCTACACCCTGATCGCCAGGGCGCTCGAGATGGCGCCGGGCGACCCCTTCATCATGGACAGCATGGGCTGGGTCCAGTACCGGCTGGGCAAGCTGGACGAGGCCGAAAAATACCTGCGCAATGCCTATGCGCTGCGGCGCGACCCGGAAATCGCCGTGCACCTGGGCGAGGTGCTGTTCCAGAAGGGGCAGCAGGCGGCCGCGCAGGAGTTGTGGCGCGAGGCGCGCGCCAAGGACCCGCAGAACGACACCCTGCGCAGCACGCTGGCGCGCCTGCGCCAGAGCTTGTGAAATAATCCAGGTTTTCGATCCTGCCCCATTTGCCGATGCCGATTACCCGACGCCTGTTCCTGTTCGCCTGCGCTGCCATCCTTGCCGGCTGTGCCACTACCAGCTCCAACGTCGCCACCGTGGGCGCCTACCGCGACAGCATCGACCTGAGCGGCCGCTTGTCGGTGAACTACCAGAAGGAGGGCAGGCAGGAATCCCTGACCGGCAATTACGACTGGACACAGCGTCCGGGCCGCGTCGACGTCACGCTGGCCAACCCGCTGGGCCAGACCATTGCCACCATTGAAGTCACGCCGAAATCCGCAACGCTGACCCAGTCGGGCCGCGCGCCGGTGAGCGAAGCCGATATCGACACGCTGACCCAGCGCACCCTGGGCTGGCCGCTGCCGGTGGCCGGGCTGCGCGACTGGCTGCAGGGCTATGCCGTGGACGGCCAGGGCCAGCGCTTCGTCGCCTCGCCAGCGCGCAACGAGGTCCTTACCAGGGATGGCTGGCGCTTGCGCTTCGTCGAGTGGCAAGACCCGAACGCTGCCCAGCCAGCGCCGCGCGTGATCCATGCCGAGCGCGCCGCGGCGGGAGACATCCAGGACCTGCAGATCCGTATCGTCGTCAATCCGGCAGGGCAGGGATAAGATTCATGCGTTCGCTTCACCATTGCCTGGCTCCGGCCAAGCTCAACCTGTTCCTGCACGTCACCGGCCGCCGCGCCGACGGCTACCACCTGCTGCAAAGCGTGTTCCAGCTGATCGACCACGGCGACACCCTGCATTTCGATCTGCGCGACGATGAACGCATCGTGCGCAAGACCGAGGTGCCGGGCGTGCCGCCGGACCAGGACCTGATCGTGCGCGCGCTGCGCCTGCTGCAGAAGGAATATGCGCGCCGCCATGGCCGCCTGCCGCCGGGCATCGAGGTCGCGATCGAGAAGGTCCTGCCGATGGGCGGCGGGCTGGGCGGTGGCTCCTCGGATGCCGCGACCGCGCTGATGGCGGCCAACCACCTGTGGCGGGCCGGGTTGACGCAACAGGAACTGATGGACCTGGGGTTGCCGCTCGGCGCCGACATTCCCTTCTTCCTGTTCGGCGAGACCGCGTTTGTGGAAGGGGTGGGCGAAGCCCTGCGCGCGGTACCCGGCCCGGACTGCTGGTACGTGGTGCTGGAGCCGGGCGTTACGGTGCCTACCCCGGCAATTTTTTCCGCGCACGATTTGACGCGGGATACGAAGCCCGTTACAATAGCGGACTTTTCCAGCAGCCTCGCTGTTTCAGGCAAGCAGATTGGCTTCGGGAAAAATGATTTGCAGGACGTGGCTGAGCGCCTGTTCCCGCCGGTAGCAGAGGCGGTGAAATGGTTGAGCGGTTACGGCGATGCCAGGATGACTGGCTCGGGGGCATGTGTGTTTTGTGCCTTCTCCGGCGAGCGCGAAGCGGACCAGGTTCTGGCACAAGTGCCGGCACGGTGGAAAGCATGGAAAGCGCATTCGCTGACGAGCCACCCGATGAAATCGCTCTTGCAAATCAACGAGTTGTAGAATAAAATTTTGCCTGTCGCGACGTTAGACGTTAAAATACGTAGAATGTAACGGCAAGCAGTTCAGTCGTGTAGGGGAATCGCCAAGTTG from Massilia varians encodes:
- a CDS encoding dynamin family protein, with the translated sequence MQDFQQYGAWRAAVVEQLEGYGAALREAALIDGAGEQQLERALARLRDDRLSVAFVAEFSRGKTELINAIFFADYGQRILPSSAGRTTMCPTELLYDAALPPCIRLLPIETRRGHLSTSDFREDAAAWTVLPLELDAPERMSEAFRQVSQTRRVSSAEAQEYGLWDPEDPDLASSLGADGTVEIPRWRHAIINLPHPLLKQGLVILDTPGLNAIGTEPELTLKLIPNAHAVLFVLAADTGVTRSDIDVWRTHIGAGPGRLAVLNKIDAMWDELRSPQENEAEIARQQHDAAQLLGLDAARVYPVSAQKALVGKINGDMALFEKSRLGLLEAALFHDLVPARRAIVARQLREDLEVLSAGRQALGAARMRDLVEQLQELKSLRGKNQGVIAHMVRRVELEKKEFDASLLKLQGTRAVFARLSTELYSTLGMDAVQEHTIAVRAAMQAARFATGMRAPVRSYFEAMRANLDASSGKVGEIGAMMDSMVRKFSSEHGLSLSSPMSLSLDRYRHELDEVEALFLKQFGTATLLMTSRATLLERFFDSIASRVRHVFRAANLEAEAWLKVIMAPLETAIRQHRDQLRHRQASIQRIHDATDSLEQKIAAFEGTRQDWDGTRARLAGMAEQLAADLEKEAT
- the ispE gene encoding 4-(cytidine 5'-diphospho)-2-C-methyl-D-erythritol kinase, which codes for MRSLHHCLAPAKLNLFLHVTGRRADGYHLLQSVFQLIDHGDTLHFDLRDDERIVRKTEVPGVPPDQDLIVRALRLLQKEYARRHGRLPPGIEVAIEKVLPMGGGLGGGSSDAATALMAANHLWRAGLTQQELMDLGLPLGADIPFFLFGETAFVEGVGEALRAVPGPDCWYVVLEPGVTVPTPAIFSAHDLTRDTKPVTIADFSSSLAVSGKQIGFGKNDLQDVAERLFPPVAEAVKWLSGYGDARMTGSGACVFCAFSGEREADQVLAQVPARWKAWKAHSLTSHPMKSLLQINEL
- the mutM gene encoding bifunctional DNA-formamidopyrimidine glycosylase/DNA-(apurinic or apyrimidinic site) lyase — encoded protein: MPELPEVEVTRRGVAPHIEGRIVEQAVLRREGLRWPFPPGLSELLAGRRIIATGRRGKYLLIEFEHGTLIVHLGMSGHLRVLPPGIEPRKHDHFDLVVTGPEGRQVLRLHDPRRFGAVLWHGKDEGELEEHLLLRGLGVEPLGEGFTGELLWRATRKRNAPIKQVLLAGDIVVGVGNIYACESLFRAGINPKTPAARISRARYDRLAEAIKDILAAAIVQGGSTLRDFIAVNGQSGYFQQTYFVYDRAGVPCRNCGSPVRQIKQGQRSTFYCVQCQR
- a CDS encoding tetratricopeptide repeat protein, with translation MKNAFVIVTLSSILAACAVAPGQQTARQAAPGAASVTSDTPLADAEAQSGDADTAQADEEELEAKARAEVEARLPKVELTSSMLNQLLKAEFAFRKGDWQGPYLTMLSLAQQTRDPRLARRAAEMAVAARQADDTLAAVRLWRELDPKSDEATQYFVGMVVTSDNIADVEPIFVERLKEAPPDKRGVLLFQIQQLLGRAKDKDAANAMLERVIAPYNNTFEAHIVRAQAALGRGDKAAALEAAKAALAAKPDSEIAVLMMAQVIEDDAKIAPMLEAFLKTHPQAREVRAAHARVLVNQKQYPEARAQFETLLKGRPDDAGNLYALGVLATQMNDAKAAEGYFTRFVEVLGRNPEDERDPTRALLILAQIADERGDVPGALAWLDKVPAGTDPELLFSAQLRRAQLMAKQGDLAGGRKLLARLKPAEPAQQAQVAVTEVQLLRDAGRLLEAYTLMETAAKRFPKNPDLLYDYALLAEKIGRVEVMEKLLREVMALAPDNHHAYNALGYSLAERNVRLQEAYTLIARALEMAPGDPFIMDSMGWVQYRLGKLDEAEKYLRNAYALRRDPEIAVHLGEVLFQKGQQAAAQELWREARAKDPQNDTLRSTLARLRQSL
- a CDS encoding outer membrane lipoprotein LolB, which encodes MPITRRLFLFACAAILAGCATTSSNVATVGAYRDSIDLSGRLSVNYQKEGRQESLTGNYDWTQRPGRVDVTLANPLGQTIATIEVTPKSATLTQSGRAPVSEADIDTLTQRTLGWPLPVAGLRDWLQGYAVDGQGQRFVASPARNEVLTRDGWRLRFVEWQDPNAAQPAPRVIHAERAAAGDIQDLQIRIVVNPAGQG
- the mutY gene encoding A/G-specific adenine glycosylase, yielding MKRLTEFDQLADPTFSQAVIDWQRSHGRHTLPWQNTTDAYRIWLSEIMLQQTQVAAVLGYYARFLERFPTVQALAEAPSEDVMAHWSGLGYYTRARNLHACAKRVAQDYGGVFPSDPALLAELPGIGRSTAAAIAAFSSGARAAILDGNVKRVFARVFGIDQYPSEKRVEDALWRRADALLPEQGIESYTQGLMDLGATLCTRSRPDCGRCPLQARCVAYATGRTAELPIRKPKKATPEKRAALLVLIDRGQVLLEQRPGTGIWGGLMSLPEVDGHLAVDVDAVSSLEVATAAAQFGTVDEVQALRPLVHVFTHYKLHIAPWQVTLAARGSATGRHLWWDLHAIGEAPLPAPVKKLLQELGTPGLFG